The nucleotide window ATGGTCCGCAGATTTTCTTTTATGCTCGGAACTGATCGAGGACCGAGTGAAGGTGTAGACAAGGTGACGACCGCGTTAAAGCTGCTACCATTGATGCTTGATGACAACGTTAAAGTTACTTGACGCTTGATGAGCGGACAACCAGTGATTAGGTGAGCCTTTTTGCGATCAGATTGAGCATTAGCTTCATGGGGGACTGGCGAAGCCTTGCCTGGCGGTTTGGCGGAGCGTTCCTTAACTGTTTGGCGGAGGATCCTAGGGGGGCTACTGCAATTGCGCACTTGATGTCGGCGCTGGCAGTGGGTGCTAGCCTCTCTAAGCAGAGGCTTGCTGGAGCTAGGCTAGAGTGTTGGCGGGTATTGGCCGCTAGGCTTGTTAAGCGAGGGCGTGTGCTAGCCGTGGCAGAGCTTTGGCCAATGGTGTTTTGGCCAGCGGAGTCTTTGTCAGCGGGGGATGTCTAGTGTATATGTTGCCCAGCGGAGGATGCTAGCGGCGGCTGGCCACCAGTTGCCGGTTGGCGGAGCAGAGCTTTGGCCAGTGGtagtggagtttttttttttttttttttttttttttgtgctcaGCGGAAACTTGGTGCTTAGCGGAGAACTAGCGCTCGGCGGAGACTCTTCAGCAGAAGCGGGTCTTTGCCTAGCTGAGGATTGCCGGTGTTGTGCTGCAAGCTTCTCTACAAAtaggtgtccagagtaaatggGCACCCAaagttgcttttttttttgggttaccgCTGAAGATGGGTACCCTTTGCCACTAGAGGCTAGTGTGCCGCTGAATGTTGGGGCGGTTGGTGCAAGGCTAGACGCCCAtgctgctattttttttttttttttttgaaataggagCTTCCGCCTAGTGGAGCAAGaagatatttgaattttgagTTTGGCGGAGCAAGCTTCTTGTGCAGAGAACCAAAATTGTTTTTTGTTACCGCTAATGATGGGTTTGCACATCAAAGGAGGTGATGAActcaaataaaaaagaaaagaaaatttctttGAACTTCCATTAAGGTGACTTAACGcatggtaagtgacgaagccaTTGTATTGGCTTCCCATAGACggtgccaatgttaacgttagaaatGAAGGCTCTatttagctttagagagagagagagagaatgtgacactagatgtatagtggttcggcTCCCGCCTTAGCGAGAGACtatgtccacttgaaagctttaaCTAGTGTATTGGGCCTTGCGACCCAATAGGATTACAAGTCTTGTAATGGGATGTCTATCTAATTGGGTGGAGGTCCATTTTATAGGTAAAGGAAcccctctcctttacattttcttcaatgtgggtTGCAAAACCACAAAGTCTTAGAAAGCATGTTGTGAaggtaacttggcaaggccgggaaggttgcTTCCCAGCGAGGActtggccgcttccgactaccacGGGGTAGGTTGTATGTCGGGTTACGGCTTGTATGTCatggttgggccccaccatggcttgtgggcctaCTAAGAGGGTGTTGCTTATGCATGGTGACATAGAGAATGAGCCATGCTAGTGGAGGTATATCTACACTTCTTTCCCAGTGCAACAAtaaaaaatgtgaaagttaaaTTATAGTTTAGCCTTAAGTTTTCTGGAATGCTAACCAGTATGAAGAACTTAAATGAGTTGACATATATTACCTTAGCACTCCATTCTTGGTTCTTGTCCTCCACTATGTCCTTCATGTAATGTATAATCCATAACCTACAGGTTTTACCACCTCGCTGCTCTGGAATGCCCTGACACATATAAAAATATCAACTACCTAGCTAGTACTGTGGAATAATCAATACATGAACTGGAATTCAAATCAAATAACACACTTAACTGaattcaaatcaaataaaaCACTTAgctaaaatcaaatcaaataacaCACTTAGCTGGATCCAAAACACGTACCGCACAATTGTTCCACATAACTGATTTTCTgcctttttttatgtttttgtgcaTTGTATATTTTGATGGAGCTACAAAATCATGATGACAACAACAAACTTTCAGAAaacagatgaaaaaaaaaaatttagcgaCCAATAGATAGTTCCAGTAAAAATGTTAGTAAAATAGCAATTTTTACCTCCTACCAACTGAAAATGCAAGTTTAAGTCACTTACTTGTCCACAATAGCTCTCCATTCACTGATGATAAATCGCCTCTTTAATGGATCCATGAACTGCACAACTTTTTCAGTGGGATTCACAACCGTTAACATCTAATGACATCTAACATCAAATTGATCGAATCAGTACCAAAACAAACTAATGTATGCAGCCTATATACTATAGTCTGAGTAGGAAACaatacgtatatatatatatatatatatataaacataaatATCAAAATGAAGCTTGAATACCCCGAGTTATAGGGCAACAAAAAATCTGACTAGGCTTTCCTTTTGCATAACGAGTTGACATATGACGTGCCCTTTCTGTTGGATTTCCACATGCAAGCACACCGGTGTGAGCAGGGTCTATGAATGCAATCATGTCCAGCATCTTGGAATTCTTCAACAGTTGATAAAGGCAGCTAGTGGAATATAACAGTATTAAGGCAGAATCAGCTCTATTATAACTTCAAATATGAAAGCATAcaatataataaaattaaaagattAAATGTAATTACGAACCTCATATACATGACAATGCTGCTGCTAGATATCTCCTTCATGTTGGTCATGGCATACACATCCCTCATGAAGATAGCTACCTTCCTTGGCTGGCTGAAAATTTCCTCGCCAAAAGTGGTGTGGATGGTGACTCCATTCTTCAAGAATACAAGAATGTATTCGTTCATTTGCACAACATCTTTAGTGGTACGCGCAGGTTGGGTGGCAGGGTGTGAAGGTCATCATTATCATCATGGCATGTTTAGTGTTTCTAAACATCAAATCATTGTGTTGCACTCACATGCATTATTAGGTAAAAGCAAAGGTCAATATGAAATAGGCTAATAAGCAAAAGACATTACTTTTTAATCAACTTCAGGGGGTATAATCCAGTTCCTAGGCCAAGCAACACATGTACCAATCGGATCGCCGACTCTTACAATCTCATCTTTGATTGAAAATGGTAGCAAGGCATCAGGAACAATAGCTTTGGTGACTAAGACACGTGCATTTTCCTCTCCCATTAGAACACCATGTATAGTCTACTGTGTGCCTTCAACATCGACTTGGATGATAGTTCCAAAAGCAACTATGTTGTCCAAAGAATCTATTGCCAGTTTAAATTCTGACTTGAGATTACTTGAGAGTACCTAATACCATCATGAACATTTTAGGTTTAGACTTAATTAATCATAGTCTATCAAAGCTAAGTGTAACTATATCACCAAGTAAAGTAAGGTAGTAGGGTGTTTACTGGAACTTCTTCCCAAAAGTTAAACTTGATGGGAACTGTTCTAGGCCTAATCTCCTCCTCAACAATTGACATAAATTTCTTGCTCCCCTTACTGTTCAGCATAACCTCCTCTTCAACTACAACCGGAGCTTCATGACCCAAAAGTAACTTCTTCACAGCTTTGCTGGTCTCAACGTCAAAAACCTTTAAAGTTCTTTCATTTTGCTGGGAATAGCTGCCTTGTCCAGAACCATTATCATTAAACGTTGTCACTGGTTTAGGTGAATCATCCGGCAAATCTTTCCCATAAATCCTTGATTCTAACTTCCTAAATCTTTCCTCCCACATGGCTCTTTCCCTCTCAATATGTTGTTCCTTCTCCTGCTCCTGCCTCCACTCAGCTTTTTCGCTCGCAATGATACTTTCTTTCTCCTCTGCTAATGTCCTCTTCACACTTGCCCTCACAGTTTCTTCTACACTACCCTTTCGGCGTTTTGGTAGATTAAAGTATGTAGCCGGCTTGACAAAGCTACCAACACCTCGTACCTTGCCAGGAGCCTCATGGTTCCCCAAAGCCAAAGTGAGAACATCAATTTAGAACTTAAAATTTTGGAAGCAGCCTGCATTACTGCTAGCCCTTTGAAGTTGCCAGCCTTGTCTTGTCGTGCCTTTACCCACATTATAGCACGATCCAAATCTTCAATAAGTATTGTTTCAGCCTATATGAAAAGAATGTAAATTCATCATTCCATCATGCTAAACCCAATGCTTTCAAATATAAGGTACATTAAATTTCACACGAATACTAATAAGTTCTTCTTGTAAATTAGTGTATCCTTTGCACGCCATTCTATGAGGCTACTTATTCTCTTCCTCTTGTTTATTTGGTTATCGCACAATTCCTACAAGACCATATGCAATAACATATACTATATTATAGGTTTGGATTGAATGAACCAAGAATGCAATAGCATTATCAACTTTGACTAAGAGCCAAGATAGTTGACAAACTTGAAATGCTGCTAAAGTCCTATCAGCAACAAAGATATCCCAATCATCCTTGTCAATGGATCAATAATCATCTGGTGGAAACTCCAACATTTCAGGGGTTTCCAAATAAGGCATAATGCACCAGTTGGTTAATTTGCTCTTGAACTCTCTTCATTTATTTGCGGCTGATGTAATAACCAGTTTCTTCCATACTTTATGCACCACGAAGGCGTCCTacattgaaaataaaaatatcatatcATACTTATACTGTGAGCCCCTaaaaattttagttaatttcttaAAGTAATTTCTTGCCAATATGATTTTCGCAAGGTGAAGAAATCGATTTTAGAGGTTTTTTTGGTAtcgagaccacctattgggccttatgatttaagttttggccgagattctttcatttgggcctagaaggttaccGAAGTTTAGTGAGGCGACCGTTTGTTGAAGTTTCGAATACGTTAAATTgagttgtaacaaagttttagatttttaatttttacgagatcgagttttgggcctaggacgaagttaagaaataatttaggaagtttccgacgaaaaacgaataaaagaaaagttacgagtTCAAAACCGAAAGCATTTTGTTAGAGGAGTTTTATAATTCGGCGCGAAAGGGTAAAATCATCAATGCACACGGGTTATAAACTTGAGGAAACCTAGCACTCCcctcatttttctctctccctcaaccgtactcttctctctctctctctctctctctctctctctctctctctctctctctctctctctctctctctctctctctctcactctctccccgAACACTTTTTTCCTCTCACTCTCTCTGCCATCACTAGAAAACACAATCTCCGACCACCACCTCTCAAAACCGCCACCACCAATCGATCCAGCACCCAAATCTGACCTCAGCCCGAGCCTCACCACTGGCATGCACCGTCTCCAGCTACCGCATGCAACCACCATAGTTTCCCCCACCATGCCTAGCCGGAAAGGCTACTTCTGATCACTTTCTCCATTCATTGCCACCACAAATTGATTCAGAACAAGCCACTCACTCAAACCCCGAAGCCTTGCAACGATGGATGCCGGAAGACTACCGCACACACTGTCACTGGAGTTATTGCCTCTGCATGTCTTCAATCTTTAACCTCCAGTTAGGTACGAGCTACAACACTACCATAGATGGAACCACCACTTCGCAATCCGCCAAAACCCCCTAGTTTTGACATATGACTCTGACCAGATTAGTCGCACACGCCAGTTATAGCGCGTGGACCACCGTAGCTCCGTCTCTCACAGTCGCCGGAATCGTCAGGACTTCTCGATTAGGTAATTTCCATGATTTCCCCTTTAGCTGGAGCTTCTGGTGTGAATAGAGTAAACCCTGATTttgtgttgtttgatttggattaTGTGAGGTTTTGTGGAGTCTGCAAATTTGGGATTTCTGGAGAGAAGAAGCTCCTGGGTCAGTTTCGATTGAAATGGGAAATGGGTGCGATACAAGGTGAAGGGTGTGGTCACGGCATAACTGAAAATGGGTAAGGAATGCAGGCCTTTGAGTTATGAGTTTGATTGTTGTTTGGACGTTGGGATTCATTAATTAAGTTGTTGTTCTGTTGTGGAGATGGAGACCTGAGGTTTGGATGAAGGACAGTAAATCGAAACCACCACTGCACCAAGTCGAGGAATTCTTTTTTAA belongs to Rosa chinensis cultivar Old Blush chromosome 4, RchiOBHm-V2, whole genome shotgun sequence and includes:
- the LOC121052629 gene encoding uncharacterized protein LOC121052629; amino-acid sequence: MLTVVNPTEKVVQFMDPLKRRFIISEWRAIVDNSIKIYNAQKHKKRQKISYVEQLCEQRGGKTCRLWIIHYMKDIVEDKNQEWSAKVIYVNSFKFFILVSIPENLRLNYNLTFTFFIVALGKKCRYTSTSMAHSLCHHA
- the LOC121052645 gene encoding uncharacterized protein LOC121052645, which produces MWEERFRKLESRIYGKDLPDDSPKPVTTFNDNGSGQGSYSQQNERTLKVFDVETSKAVKKLLLGHEAPVVVEEEVMLNSKGSKKFMSIVEEEIRPRTVPIKFNFWEEVPVLSSNLKSEFKLAIDSLDNIVAFGTIIQVDVEGTQ